A genomic segment from Hyalangium minutum encodes:
- a CDS encoding discoidin domain-containing protein, whose translation MASTVSALATAATLCSTYPSTAHAVPVSEATTTIFGPKVYVFDPTMPAADIQSAATSIFTQLEAAEFSTQRYALLFKPGTYNVTFNVGFYTHVAGLGQHPDNVTINGGVNVNADWDNGNATRNFWRAIENLSVTPTGGTTQIAVSQAAPLRRLHVRGELHLFDFDSNWNAGWASGGFLADSVVDGLVVPASQQQWFSRNSSWGGWNNAVWNMVFVGSLNTPSAATFPEPPYTVVPQTPIIREKPYLYISNAGTYNVFVPALQTNTQGVSWSAGNTPGTSISIDQFYIARPETATAATLNTALSQGKHLLFTPGIYQLNDTIQVNNPNTVVLGIGLATLIPTTGKAALAVADVDGVKIAGLTFDAGPVNSPSVLEVGPTGSSANHSANPTSLHDITVRIGGGTNGKCDVGIKINSNHVIGDHFWLWRADHGAGAAWTSNVSKNGLIVNGANVTLYGLFNEHHNEYQTVWNGNGGRLYFYQSEIPYDVPNQASWMSRSGTVNGYASYKIADTVSTHEAWGMGVYSYFRDAAVKLNSAIEAPNASGVKIHHMTTIWLNGIAGSEITHLVNNTGGRVYANTPAEAMRQTVSEYQGSAATDTQAPTAPSGLTATAVSSSQINLSWSASTDNVGVTGYDVFRSGTLIASTVGTSYSNTGLAASTVYSYTVKAKDAAGNVSAASNTASATTQSGGGGTGAALSRTGWTASSTPSSGEPASNLLDGSMATRWTTGSPMAAGQALIVDMQAVKSFNKIVMDSTGSDGDYARGYEVYVSNDGSTWGSVVASGTGTGPVITVTFSARNARYIRVVQTGSNSSWWSMREFNVYF comes from the coding sequence ATGGCATCAACGGTCTCCGCGTTGGCTACCGCGGCAACGTTGTGTTCGACGTATCCGAGCACGGCTCATGCGGTACCGGTCTCCGAGGCGACCACGACGATCTTCGGTCCGAAGGTCTATGTCTTTGACCCGACCATGCCGGCGGCGGACATCCAATCCGCCGCCACCTCCATCTTCACGCAGCTGGAGGCCGCCGAGTTCAGCACCCAGCGCTATGCGCTGCTCTTCAAGCCGGGCACATACAACGTCACCTTCAACGTCGGCTTCTACACGCACGTCGCGGGCCTGGGACAGCACCCCGACAACGTGACCATCAACGGCGGCGTGAACGTCAACGCCGACTGGGACAACGGCAACGCCACCCGCAACTTCTGGCGCGCCATCGAGAACCTGTCGGTCACCCCCACGGGCGGCACGACGCAGATCGCCGTCTCCCAGGCCGCGCCGCTCCGCCGCCTGCACGTCCGTGGCGAGCTCCACCTGTTCGACTTTGACTCGAACTGGAATGCCGGCTGGGCCAGCGGTGGCTTCCTGGCGGACTCCGTCGTCGATGGCCTGGTCGTCCCGGCCTCGCAGCAGCAGTGGTTCTCGCGCAACAGCAGCTGGGGTGGCTGGAACAACGCCGTGTGGAACATGGTGTTCGTGGGCAGCCTCAACACGCCCTCGGCCGCCACCTTCCCGGAGCCGCCCTACACGGTCGTCCCCCAGACGCCGATCATCCGCGAGAAGCCCTACCTCTACATCAGCAACGCCGGCACCTATAACGTCTTCGTCCCGGCGCTCCAGACGAACACCCAGGGCGTCAGCTGGTCCGCGGGCAACACGCCGGGCACGTCCATCTCGATCGATCAGTTCTACATCGCTCGCCCGGAGACGGCCACGGCCGCCACCCTCAACACGGCGCTGAGCCAGGGCAAGCACCTGCTGTTCACCCCCGGCATCTACCAGCTCAACGACACCATCCAGGTGAACAACCCCAACACCGTCGTCCTGGGCATTGGCCTGGCCACCCTGATCCCCACCACTGGGAAGGCGGCCCTGGCGGTCGCCGACGTGGATGGCGTGAAGATCGCGGGGCTGACGTTCGATGCCGGTCCGGTGAACTCTCCCAGCGTTCTCGAGGTCGGCCCCACGGGCAGCTCGGCCAACCACTCGGCCAACCCGACCTCCTTGCATGACATCACGGTGCGCATCGGTGGCGGGACCAACGGCAAGTGCGATGTCGGTATCAAGATCAACAGCAACCACGTCATCGGCGACCACTTCTGGCTGTGGCGCGCGGACCACGGGGCGGGCGCGGCCTGGACGTCCAACGTCTCCAAGAACGGCCTGATCGTGAACGGCGCCAACGTGACGCTGTATGGCCTCTTCAACGAGCACCACAACGAGTACCAGACGGTGTGGAACGGCAACGGGGGCCGCCTCTACTTCTACCAGTCCGAGATCCCCTACGACGTCCCCAACCAGGCGTCGTGGATGAGCCGCAGCGGCACGGTGAACGGCTACGCCTCGTACAAGATCGCGGACACGGTGAGCACGCACGAGGCCTGGGGCATGGGTGTGTACTCCTACTTCCGGGACGCGGCCGTGAAGCTGAACAGCGCCATCGAGGCCCCCAACGCCTCGGGCGTGAAGATCCACCACATGACGACCATCTGGCTGAACGGCATCGCCGGCAGCGAGATCACCCACCTGGTCAACAACACCGGTGGCCGCGTCTATGCCAACACCCCCGCCGAGGCCATGCGGCAGACCGTCTCCGAGTACCAGGGCAGCGCCGCGACCGACACCCAGGCGCCGACCGCTCCTTCGGGCCTGACGGCTACCGCCGTGTCGAGCAGCCAGATCAACCTGAGCTGGAGCGCCTCGACGGACAACGTGGGCGTCACGGGCTACGACGTCTTCCGCTCCGGTACGTTGATTGCCTCGACGGTGGGGACTTCGTACAGCAACACGGGGCTGGCGGCCTCGACGGTGTACAGCTACACGGTCAAGGCCAAGGATGCGGCGGGCAACGTCTCGGCCGCCAGCAACACCGCCAGCGCCACCACCCAGTCGGGCGGCGGCGGCACGGGCGCGGCGCTCTCGCGCACGGGCTGGACAGCTTCTTCCACGCCGTCGAGCGGCGAGCCCGCGTCGAACCTGCTGGATGGCAGCATGGCCACGCGCTGGACCACGGGCTCGCCGATGGCCGCTGGCCAGGCGCTCATCGTCGACATGCAGGCGGTGAAGTCCTTCAACAAGATCGTCATGGACTCCACCGGCAGCGACGGGGATTACGCCCGTGGCTATGAGGTGTACGTGTCGAATGACGGGAGCACCTGGGGCAGCGTGGTCGCCAGCGGCACGGGCACCGGGCCGGTCATCACCGTGACCTTCTCGGCGCGCAACGCCCGCTACATCCGGGTGGTGCAGACCGGCTCGAACTCGTCGTGGTGGTCGATGCGCGAGTTCAACGTGTACTTCTAG
- a CDS encoding glycosyl hydrolase, producing the protein MKRLGIFILLFAAFHAAEAQTKSPKRGLGYGYHSAQDMQALSRGMSWWYNWSPTPEAGAAGVYQSAGVAFVPMVWGGTPNADQLAASIPAGTQYLLGFNEPNFRSQANMTPSRAAQLWPILEDVARRKGLKLVAPAVNYCGDCVSEGGVTFSDPVTYLDAFFAACPSCQVDYIAVHWYACDLGALQWYIGLFKKYNKPIWLTEFACGDRPHDQITLALQKQYMTDAVNYLENEPAVFRYAWFSGRNNEIPNINLLGNSGQLTELGQLYVSLPFAGTSSGRLTPVSAVSSSSESNGTLPGNAIDGNLSTRWSSTFSDPQYLLLDFGSTKSFSRVKLTWEAAYGKDYQIQVSNNLSSWTSIKSVVNGDGGVDDLTGLSGSGRYLRIYGTRRATGYGYSLYEVEVYGTP; encoded by the coding sequence ATGAAAAGACTGGGAATCTTCATCCTGTTGTTTGCCGCGTTCCATGCCGCCGAGGCGCAGACCAAGAGCCCCAAGCGGGGCCTGGGCTACGGGTACCACTCAGCGCAAGACATGCAGGCGCTCTCCCGAGGCATGAGCTGGTGGTACAACTGGTCTCCCACGCCCGAGGCGGGAGCTGCGGGCGTCTACCAGTCGGCGGGGGTGGCCTTTGTCCCCATGGTCTGGGGCGGCACCCCGAATGCCGACCAACTGGCGGCCTCCATCCCTGCGGGCACGCAGTACCTGCTGGGCTTCAATGAGCCCAATTTCCGGAGCCAGGCCAACATGACGCCGAGCCGGGCCGCGCAGCTGTGGCCCATTTTGGAAGACGTCGCCCGGCGCAAGGGCCTGAAGCTGGTGGCCCCCGCAGTGAACTACTGCGGCGACTGCGTCTCGGAGGGAGGCGTCACCTTCTCCGATCCCGTCACCTACCTGGATGCGTTCTTCGCCGCCTGCCCGAGCTGCCAGGTCGATTACATCGCGGTCCACTGGTACGCGTGCGACCTCGGGGCGCTCCAGTGGTACATCGGGCTCTTCAAGAAGTACAACAAGCCCATCTGGCTCACCGAGTTCGCGTGCGGAGACCGCCCGCACGATCAGATCACCCTGGCGCTCCAGAAGCAGTACATGACGGACGCGGTGAACTACCTGGAGAACGAGCCCGCTGTCTTCCGCTACGCCTGGTTCTCCGGCCGCAACAACGAGATCCCCAACATCAACCTCTTGGGGAACTCCGGGCAGCTCACGGAGCTGGGGCAGCTCTATGTCAGCCTGCCGTTCGCAGGCACCTCGAGCGGCCGCCTGACGCCGGTCTCGGCGGTCTCCTCCTCCAGTGAGAGCAACGGCACGCTCCCGGGCAATGCCATTGACGGGAACCTGAGCACGCGGTGGAGCAGCACTTTCTCTGATCCGCAGTACCTCCTGCTGGACTTCGGCTCCACCAAGAGCTTCTCGCGCGTGAAGCTGACCTGGGAGGCCGCCTACGGCAAGGACTACCAGATCCAGGTCTCCAACAACCTCTCCTCGTGGACCTCGATCAAATCGGTCGTCAACGGGGATGGTGGTGTGGATGACCTCACCGGGCTGTCCGGCTCTGGCCGGTACCTGCGGATCTACGGGACCCGCCGGGCCACGGGCTACGGCTACTCCCTCTATGAAGTGGAGGTGTACGGCACTCCGTAA